The Thamnophis elegans isolate rThaEle1 chromosome 15, rThaEle1.pri, whole genome shotgun sequence genome includes a window with the following:
- the LOC116518633 gene encoding hexokinase-1-like: MIAAQLLAYYFTELKDDQVKKIDKYLYAMRLSDETLLDIMGRFRSEMKNGLSRDFNPTASVKMLPTFVRSIPDGSEKGDFIALDLGGSFFRILRVKVSREKKQMVQMETEIYETPEDIMHGSGTRLFDHVAECLGDFMEKQEIKDKKLPVGFTFSFPCRQTKLDEGVLITWTKRFKASGVEGADVVNLLNKAIKKRGDYDADIMAVVNDTVGTMMTCGFDDQRCEVGLIIGTGTNACYMEEMRHIDLVEGDEGRMCINTEWGAFGDDGLLEDIRTEFDREIDRGSLNPGKQLFEKMVSGMYMGELVRLILVKMAKEGLLFEGQITPELLTKGKLETKDVSAIEKSKEGLHKAKDILTRLGVEPSHEDCIAVQHVCTIVSFRSANLVASTLGAILNQLRDNKGVGRLRTTVGVDGSLYKMHPQ, encoded by the exons ATTGATAAATATCTATATGCCATGCGGCTGTCGGATGAAACTTTGCTGGATATTATGGGTCGCTTTAGGAGTGAAATGAAGAATGGCCTCTCTAGGGATTTTAACCCAACGGCCAGTGTAAAGATGCTGCCAACCTTCGTAAGATCAATTCCCGACGGCTCAG AGAAAGGAGATTTCATTGCTCTGGATCTTGGTGGGTCTTTCTTCCGAATTTTGAGAGTAAAAGTCTCACGTGAGAAGAAGCAGATGGTGCAAATGGAAACGGAGATTTATGAAACGCCAGAAGATATTATGCACGGCAGTGGAACACGG CTTTTTGATCATGTTGCTGAATGTCTGGGAGACTTTATGgagaaacaagaaattaaggacaAGAAATTACCTGTCGGGTTCACATTTTCATTCCCATGTAGGCAGACTAAACTAGATGAG GGCGTTCTGATTACCTGGACAAAACGTTTCAAAGCAAGTGGTGTCGAAGGAGCTGACGTAGTGAATCTCTTAAACAAAGCCATCAAGAAACGTGGG GATTATGATGCGGACATCATGGCAGTGGTTAATGACACTGTTGGGACAATGATGACCTGCGGATTTGATGACCAGCGTTGCGAAGTTGGCTTAATTATCG GTACTGGCACAAATGCCTGCTACATGGAGGAGATGAGGCACATTGATCTGGTGGAAGGGGATGAAGGCCGCATGTGCATCAACACAGAATGGGGTGCATTTGGAGACGACGGTTTATTAGAAGACATCCGGACTGAATTTGACAGGGAGATTGACCGGGGCTCCCTTAATCCTGGGAAGCAATT ATTTGAGAAGATGGTTAGTGGAATGTACATGGGTGAGCTTGTCAGGCTTATCCTCGTCAAAATGGCCAAAGAAGGTCTCCTTTTTGAGGGGCAAATCACTCCTGAACTTTTGACCAAAGGGAAGTTGGAAACTAAGGATGTTTCTGCCATAGAGAA GAGCAAGGAAGGTTTGCATAAAGCCAAAGACATACTGACACGTCTCGGGGTTGAGCCTTCCCATGAAGACTGCATCGCTGTCCAGCACGTGTGCACCATTGTGTCGTTCCGCTCTGCGAACCTGGTGGCAAGTACTCTGGGCGCTATCCTGAATCAGCTGCGGGACAATAAAGGAGTTGGCCGGCTGCGCACCACCGTGGGGGTGGATGGATCCCTTTACAAGATGCATCCACAGTAA